Proteins from a single region of Novosphingobium sp. CECT 9465:
- a CDS encoding alpha/beta fold hydrolase has translation MDIFIDGPAGKIDLRHKGLDAAPKQVVVLTQGANLSGQLGYDLSFDGRTDYSMMDALVARGYGVVTFAVRGYRKSELNHSPLDVGTEQAIEDLCAVMDWVRDQGFATPHLLGWSWGGRIVGHYASRFPDRLDRLVLMDPALGGGNKIPFVENADWWQNTYEYFFNKLEADLTDLDGRTQLARQAEDTELNAPNGIRVENEKGSVQVDPAALRNPTLMLYGHAAAKQDYMQGGAVREEFFGRIDVTDKALVIVPGGGDYAHLQKPRQRMFAVIADFLGA, from the coding sequence ATGGATATCTTCATTGATGGCCCCGCAGGCAAGATCGACTTGCGGCACAAGGGGCTGGACGCCGCGCCGAAGCAGGTCGTTGTGCTGACGCAGGGTGCCAATCTTTCAGGCCAGCTTGGTTATGACCTTTCGTTCGATGGCCGCACCGATTATTCGATGATGGATGCGCTTGTGGCGCGTGGGTATGGCGTGGTCACCTTTGCCGTTCGCGGCTATCGCAAATCCGAACTGAACCACAGTCCGCTTGATGTGGGGACGGAACAGGCCATCGAAGACCTTTGTGCGGTCATGGACTGGGTGCGCGATCAGGGCTTTGCCACGCCGCACCTGCTGGGCTGGTCATGGGGCGGGCGGATCGTGGGGCATTATGCGTCGCGCTTCCCGGACCGGCTGGACCGGCTGGTGCTGATGGACCCGGCACTGGGCGGCGGCAACAAGATCCCGTTCGTCGAGAATGCCGACTGGTGGCAGAATACCTACGAATATTTCTTCAACAAGCTTGAGGCCGATCTGACCGATCTTGATGGCCGCACACAACTGGCGCGTCAGGCCGAAGATACCGAACTCAATGCTCCCAACGGCATCCGCGTGGAAAACGAAAAGGGCAGTGTGCAGGTCGATCCCGCCGCGCTGCGCAACCCCACGCTGATGCTCTATGGTCATGCTGCGGCCAAGCAGGACTATATGCAGGGCGGGGCGGTGCGCGAGGAGTTCTTCGGCAGGATCGACGTGACCGACAAGGCGCTGGTGATCGTGCCCGGCGGCGGCGATTATGCCCATCTGCAAAAGCCGCGCCAGCGCATGTTTGCGGTGATCGCAGACTTTCTTGGCGCCTGA
- a CDS encoding DUF1330 domain-containing protein, whose product MTAYIVFTKEEEFDAGELATYQSLTPKAREGHDVSALAKYGAFTMLEGDPIEGAVILRFPGMAEAKAWYDSPAYQEAAAHRWKGARYRAFIIDGLD is encoded by the coding sequence ATGACCGCATACATCGTGTTCACCAAGGAGGAAGAGTTCGACGCGGGCGAACTGGCCACCTATCAGTCGCTCACCCCCAAAGCGCGCGAAGGGCACGATGTGTCGGCGCTCGCAAAATATGGCGCTTTCACCATGCTGGAGGGCGATCCCATCGAGGGTGCAGTCATCCTGCGCTTTCCCGGCATGGCAGAGGCCAAGGCCTGGTATGACAGCCCCGCCTATCAGGAAGCAGCCGCCCATCGCTGGAAAGGCGCCCGCTATCGCGCCTTCATCATCGACGGTCTGGACTGA